Proteins encoded in a region of the Equus asinus isolate D_3611 breed Donkey chromosome X, EquAss-T2T_v2, whole genome shotgun sequence genome:
- the CLDN34 gene encoding claudin-34, producing the protein MILLINSAHCQVAGFAVATVGWILSTICMGFAEWRVWYMNNTSLLPSGLARVGMWKICIYYHADNFYRATSCYHYTYCDTFLPLDIRIAQNLLLIASILGLLGKASITFALRNVYMGILRKNATCNAFVASGILNIAAGVCISVAVTWNYHSVMNEEGIAFPPYFYVPFKPDAQEIGNAIIVACLAAFLMLLSGLCFLSYKFPLDSHVCPEISEI; encoded by the coding sequence ATGATCCTGCTCATCAATAGTGCCCATTGCCAAGTGGCAGGTTTCGCTGTAGCCACCGTGGGATGGATCCTCTCCACCATTTGCATGGGCTTTGCGGAGTGGCGAGTGTGGTACATGAACAACACCTCACTCCTCCCCTCGGGCCTGGCCCGTGTGGGAATGTGGAAAATCTGCATTTACTACCATGCTGACAACTTCTACAGAGCCACATCGTGTTACCATTACACCTACTGTGATACTTTTCTCCCTCTTGATATTCGTATTGCTCAAAACCTCCTGCTGATCGCCAGCATTCTAGGGCTCTTGGGGAAAGCCTCCATCACCTTTGCGCTTAGGAATGTGTACATGGGAATTCTTAGGAAGAATGCCACCTGCAATGCATTTGTTGCTTCAGGAATTCTGAACATAGCTGCTGGTGTCTGTATCTCCGTAGCTGTGACCTGGAATTACCACTCAGTGATGAATGAAGAGGGAATTGCCTTCCCACCATATTTCTATGTGCCCTTCAAGCCGGATGCTCAGGAAATTGGCAATGCCATTATCGTGGCATGTCTGGCTGCCTTCCTGATGTTGTTAAGTGGATTGTGTTTCCTCTCTTATAAATTCCCCCTGGACAGCCACGTGTGTCCtgaaatttcagaaatataa